Genomic DNA from Oncorhynchus tshawytscha isolate Ot180627B linkage group LG04, Otsh_v2.0, whole genome shotgun sequence:
ACCTGTTTTGGCTTGTTTATGGTCCATGAAAGAATAAAGGCTTTACATTTGCCCTTTGGCTGGATGGAAAAGATATCTTTGCATTATATTTCAGATGTTCCCATTTGGGGAAAGTCAAAAAAAAAAGCATCTTTATTTGGATCAGTCAATGAGTTAATACAAGCACCTGACTGCTTCGACAAGGCGATAGACATTTGTCAGCTCAGTGTGGCCCAAAGTTACCACACATCCCTTTGAAGTTGTAGCATGATCACGTAAATAACAAATCCCTTTGAATTAAACATTACATGCACATTTTCAATAAAACTTCCATCTTAAACTCAACAAGGAGAGCCTCCATTCCAGATATACCGAGTATTCTGAAACGTGTATATATTGGCAATAGGTGACATAAGATTCAGTCTCCCATCACAGAAAGAGGAACTGGGCACTATTGCAATCTTGTTTGTTCCTGGATTTAGGTGAAACGGCTCCATTTAATTATGCAGTAGTTTTACAAATGTCTATTAAAAGGAAGCTCTTCACATTTCCAATCAAAGCAGTTATCTTTACTTGATGAcaagttaaaaataaaaaaaagtatagTAAACAAGTGCATACAAAGGATTAGATGCCAGCGATCCACCCCCATTCAGGCAATGTCAATTTATATAATTACAATTAGATTCTATGCAGGTAGTTCAAGACTTCAAAAAAATCTCTTCTGGTCGATTGCATAAGTCTTCCCCACAGGCAGCTTCCGGAAAAATAAACTGTTGCCTCTGCTCATGTTTCCCTATAAATAGAGAGGGAATACAAAGACGAAACAGGCACAAATGATACATAATTCACCAATTTAGAAACACTTAACCAAGGATCTTGTTCTTTGTGTAGCATTAACATTTTGAAAGCAGCAACCTACCTCTAGGCTCAGGTGCCTCCAGCAGTCCACCCAGGTTGGATATATAGAAGCATAGGGAGGGAGACCGCCAGCCAGCCTGTAAAAGACAGGAGTGCTTATGTGGAAAGCCAGCCTTAAaactttttttccatttttttcccCAAGCAAGAATggtctcaagcaagaattttgctcggACTGTCAGGGTGGTCTGAGTGAGGGATCTATTTAGACAAGTCTAATGAGAGGGATatgtaacctgaaaactagctgtcaTTGGCAGAGGTTTGAAACTATGGATGGGCGACATGGTCTAAaagtacaattattattattattttttttaaataagctttgttgtacaattaaatcatacactgcatttcaaacagtcaacAATAATTAaatgaattcagggcttgtgcaattatacctaggctaaataAGCCTTCCATAACCATAGACCCACTAATAATATAATCTAGTTCAACCTGCTTTTTTTGAATAATTACTGATCTGGTGTTCAACTGAGTATTAAACCACACATGATGCACATTCACTAATGACTAACGTCTTGTAGCAGGCTTGAGAGACAATTAACACAGGTCTCAATTAGAGGTTgactgattaattagggccgatttcaagtttgcataacaatcggtaattggcatttttggacactgattatggccgattacattgcacaccacgaggagactgcgtggcaggctgactacctgttatgcgagtgcagcaaggaactaaggtgctagctagcattaaacttatctttatgatattactagtttatctagcttgtcctgcgttgcatataatcgatgcggtgcctgttcatttatcattgaatcacagcctactttgccaaacgggtgatttaacaagcacatTCGCGAAAAAAAAGCTGCCGTTGCACctatgtgtacctaaccataaacatcaatgcctttcataAAATCAATacaaaacctgcatatttagttaccgtttcctgctaacatgaatttcttttaactaggcaaattgtgtcacttctcttgcgttctgtgcaagcagagtcagggtatatgcatcAGTTTGGaacgcctggctcgttgcgaactgtgtgaagaccatttcttcctaacaaagaccgtaattactCAATTCtgccaaaacaggctgaaatatcAGGTGTTCTTTTCCACCAGTTCTTACACTGAAATGGCATAatttttcacagtattattccaacctcaatgTGGAAAAATATATCaaacactgggcctttaaaccaGCAAAGTTTTGTTTAAGGCGGTTAAGATCCAAATGTGTACCTGCACAGAACTAGTCCAGGAAAAACAATTAGGAAATAAAAGGCTTCCTCAAATGGCATGAAAACCGATGATGCAAACGCACGCATTGCAACTTTCATCTTTCATCATCTTTCAAAGTGTTCTACATTTTGTAAATGAACTAAAACCAAAAAGATTAAAAACATCCAAACACAGCTACTTACCCGCAGTCATTGACAGCCATGAGGTTTGACACCAAAACAAAGGGGTATGTGAGCATACTGGCGAAGAACTGGAACACAAGAGGGTGAAATTACAGAACTAAAACAGTCCAACAAAATTGACAGAACATGAAGAACCAAAGCAATAcattaacattttagtcatttagcagacgctcttataaagaatgacttacagtagtgagtgcatacatttatttaattATGTACTGGTCCCATGTGGGAAGTGAACTCACAACCCTGGCAATCGCCATGTTCCATTAACAGCCACACTGGACCCCAATAAAAATCCCATCAACTGTTTATTATTTGAAACATGTTTTACACTTACCCCAGTCACAGCCTGAGAGCAGTTCTTTATTTCTCCTGTGTGACTCATCTGTGAGAAAAGGAAAATGTGCTAATTCACATACCCATGCATTCTACACTGACATACAAATGCACTTCAGTACAGGGTATTTTTTTATACGAGGGCCACATCTactttaaaggcccaatgcagccaaaAACGTGATTTTTCTacattaaaaaatatacataGAATACcaaactatgaggttggaataatactgtgaaaattatgatgCCCTTTTATTTTAGTGTAAGAGCAATTTGAAAAGGCCACCTGAATggtgttttggcctgcctggtgacgtcaccaggtggtaaattagttagacCAATAATGAGTTCCAAACCTTTCAGCCAATAACGGATAGTTTTCAGTTTCCCACTACTCCTAGACAGTACTAGCAAATCTGTTGCTTGAGAAaatgctctttgctaagaagctctttgctaagaagcttaggtacttaattgttacccagaagcGATTTGACCTGCATTGGACCTGTAAACAAGTGGCAAAATCCCAAATCCATCTGACTTACTGAGTCATCAATGGCGTATGTGTTGATGAGGTGGGCAAGCATGTTGCAGATCCACAGAGAGAGCACGTCACCCAGCAAACGAGGAATAAGGCCCCTGCACGAGAGCACAGCTATTAGTCGGTGGTTAAGACGACAAGGAAAGAGAAGTCATGGCACAGACATCCAGAGGAAACGgcattcagaaaacaaaacatttgcaaGATTCTGGAGCAAGCATAAACCTACTTCTAAAAGTAACTTCAAAAAGATTGACTGAATTTACTGAGGTCAAATGTATTCTAGTAATTTAGCAAGTCAAGAGTAAAGGATGCCCTTGATGAGACATTGGTCATGTAGCCAAAGGAAGATCATACGTACGCAAAGAATCCCAGAACTCCTTCATTCTTGTAGACAGTGACGATGGAATCAAACACTCCACTGCAAGACAAGAAACATTTGTAATATTCAGTattacatattatatagtattacaTGGCTATAAATCGTATAAACACATATTGAACTTAGGTTAAGAGAAACTCACCTGTACTTGGTTTCTCTACCGATAAACTGGACCATGCATCTCAAGGTGATCACTTTGGTACAAACAGAAAAGAACCATTAAGAACCCAGTATCCATGCAGTAGTCATTATCCTATGAGAAACTGCATTTAGGGCAAAGGATAACAAGACAAAAAGTTGCCCGACACAAACAGTACAATTACCATGGAAGGGGTGTGTGACGATCGTGGCACAGGAGCGGGCTATCATCTCTTTGGTTGTCTGTGGtaaaagaaaaacagaaagaaTGGTGATGCGGAATTTAGGAAGAAATGAGAATCCAACTTGGACAGCTTAAGCTGGGAATAAATCCCCTTACACCAAGAACCGTCTGCGCACCAGATATGAACTTACTCGCGTACGGTGAAAAAAAACCAACACAGCCAAGCGATTAGACATGCTCAGATGATGTCCATGGCAATAAGCCACAACTCAATTTATAGATTACGGTCTGTTCAACCCATGTCTAACAGAACTGTGAAACAAATCTGAATTTTTCGATTGGAACAAATTTGACACGCCCAAGATCAAAGACAATAACATGCTAAAAAACAAACATCTGTCAAACCATCTGCTTTACTGGATAAATTAATACATACCTCATTCACAACATGCTGTAAAGATCCCTCTTCAGCTTTCTGACTGGTTCCAGACACCTAAAAAGGATTGTAAAACTGACCATAAATATCTACGGCCTGCATTTAAAAAGATAAGtttaatttaattaaataaataagagTCAATTATACAATTAACCCATAACCAGGCCAAAAATATTTACCTCATATTTGCCTGCATCCTGGCATCTCTGTAAAAGACAACAGTGATTAATTCAACAGGGATCCAGTTTCATAATGGTGTGTCGACACTTTGCCATCCAGAGCATTTGTCAGTTCATGAATTTAGAAACAAATAGCATTTGTCAAACTCACCATCCTAAAACAGTGAAAGGCCAATCCAGCTCAAGTCAGAGTCAATTCCCAAGCCAGTATATAGCTTATTCTCTGACGAGCACAACTTTCCACACAGAATGTGATCACATTTAGGGATTGAGGCTAGACCACTGCTGAGGTCTGAAAACATCAGATAACATTTATTTAGGAAGCTACATTAAGCCAGCGTGTTAGTTAGACCCACCTGCAAGACTCTGCTGTGTACGAGGGTGCCGATGGTCCCTGCACAGAGCCGTGGGGCTAGGCCATTAAAGAGACCTGCCTTGCCATCAATCTTTATGATGTGCTTCGCTAAAAAGACAGAAATTACAGGATCAAAGAACAGACACATAGAAAATCAACACGTTCATTGGCCTGTCTGTACCATACAGTCTGACCAGTCTTATTTCCAGTTGCCTACTAGTTGGAGTTTAACATCAAGATAAGTTAAGTTTAAATCAATCACTATTAGTGATGCGCAGGTTGACCGATAATTATATCTGCAGGGTGGGCtggtttagggtcatgaaatagTCTGGATGAAGCCCAGGTTGAAATAAGACCAAACCATACTTAATAATGATATAAAATGTACAACTCTTGAGCAATAATATCTAAAAGgctaaatattttttccccctttcaTTATTTTAAGCTATCTGGCGTTAGCTTGTAAGCCAATAAGCTTTAGGGCCATAACTGTACACCCGCCAAATAGCCGACACGCCAATAGTCAAATGCTTTTGCGAACGGGCAGAAAGAGTTAACGTGGATCCACggaggcaaaaaggacaatgtcagagttgaattcaataagagaaaagctgcgaaatggagagttgaacatgaagagaagggagggccagaaaagtcaatgtttgggaaagatttggcAAAGTGGTAAAAGAGGATAATATGTTGTGTGATATGACTGAGGTGTTATACTAAATTGGACAGTCAAGGTGGGGACTTCAAATAGACCTATTgcacgtcaagggaactgtagcctactgttctgatgGGTTAAATGAatactgaaatctggacactgactgtaggtctgtaacctctcacatagccttaatattaactcctgcagaattaatcatttcttgcagtaaaataaCACTAAACGTAGGACACATTTTGACTCAGAAATAGGAGTGGAGAaattatttctttctttcagcattTTGAGAGTATGCGAAAGCACATTTAGATGCCGCCTGTAGAGATGCTATTGTTATCAGCGTCATAAAAGCTGattgtatttcaaccacataaaatatgcatccatgaggcggcatgtagcctagcggttagaacgTTGGTCCAGTAACCGAAACGTTGCtcgatcaaatcccagagctgacaaggaagaaatctgttgttctgcccctgaacaaggcagttaacccactgttcctaggccgtcattgtaaataagaatttgttcttaacggacttgcgtagttaaataaaggttcaataaaataaaaaatacaaaatcttTTTAGAAACATGAGTGATTTTCAGAGCTTTCTATTTCTTTACAACCGGTCAAACAAATGGAATTTGGAAATTTTACTAAATGTTTCCTCTTTGTTTgttatttattgcattttcttcCCAGTCCCTAAATGTCTGCTCCACGAAAGAAGCAGGGATGACAGAAAAATGTTGATGTCAACCAGATTGCATTCTAACTATTTATGACGTTCTGGTGAGCAAGGGCTTATTTAGTCTTCTATGACAATATAAGTGACAGAAGATAAGCAGCATGCATCTTAATTATAAAGCACCAACATCTTAAAATCAGGCAAAATAAATCCTGCACCCCATGTCAAAAAATAGTTTGCCATCTGACTGTAGTCTACAGTGCATTTTATATATTggaggtgcacctcagccacactcaaggtcctaaacgatatcttaaccgccatcgataagaaacattactgtgcagccatattcattgatctggccaaggctttcgactctgtcaatcaccacatcctcatcggcagactcgacagccttggtttctcaaatgattgcctcgcctggttcaccaactacttctctgatagagttcagtgtgtcaaatcggagggtctgctgtccggacctctggcagtctctatgggggtgccacagggttcaattcttggaccgactctcttctctgtatacatcaatgaggtcgctcttgctgctggtgagtctctgatccacctctacgcagacgacaccattctgtatacttctggcccttctttggacactgttaacaaccctccaggcaagcttcaatgccatacaactctccttcagtggcctccaattgctcttaaatacaagtaaaactaaatgcatgctcttcaaccgatcgctacctgcacctgcccgcctgtccaacatcactactctggacggctctgacttagaatacgtggacaactacaaatacttaggtgtctgtttagactgtaaactctccttccagacccatatcaaacatctccaatccaaagttaaatctagaattggcttcctatttcacaacaaagcatccttcactcatgctgccaaacatacccttgtaaaactgaccatcctaccaatcctcgactttggcgatgtcatttacaaaatagcctccaataccctactcaacaaattggatgcagtctatcacagtgcaatccgttttgtcaccaaagccccatatactacccaccattgcgacctgtacgctctcgttggctggtccttgcttcatactcgtcgccaaacccactggctccatgtcatctacaagaccctgctaggtaaagtccccccttatctcagctcgctggtcaccatagcatctcccacctgtagcacacgctccagcaggtatatctctctagccacccccaaaaccaattctttctttggccgcctctccttccagttctctgctgccaatgactggaacgaactacaaaaatcactgaaactggaaacacttatctccctcactagctttaagcaccaactgtcagagcagctcacagattactgcacctgtacatagcccacctataatttagcccaaactacctctttccctactgtattttatttatttattttgcgcctttgcaccccattatttttatttctactttgcacattcttccattgcaaatctaccattcgagtgttttacttgctatattgtatttactttgccaccatggcctttttttgcctttacctcccttatctcacctcatttgctcacatcgtatatagacttgtttatactgtattattgactgtatgtttgttttactccatgtgtaactctgtgtcgttgtatgtgtcgaactgctttgctttatcttggccaggtcgcaaatgtaaatgagaatttgttctcaacttgcctacctggttaaataaaaggtgaaataaaaaatgtaaaaaatattatgCATGAGCCGAAAGTGTGTTCGTTCGGGGGCTCTGTATGGAGGTTGACACGCAATTGTGGAGCCTCCGCAGGCATGCAGAGGCAAAATTGAGATCTGTACCAAATGTTGTAACAACGTGGAGGGCTCTGTATAGCTCTggattgacatgattggttgacggtaggtgggggtGAAACAGAAACTCACTTCCTTGCGCTGCTCCATGAAGTGtaagtagtacactacatgaccaaaagtacgtagacacctgctcgtccaacatctcattgcACAATtatgtg
This window encodes:
- the mtch2 gene encoding mitochondrial carrier homolog 2; amino-acid sequence: MADTCGQVLLGSGLTVLSHPLMYIKVLVQVGHEPLPPSLGRNLFGRQVYQLPGLFAYAKHIIKIDGKAGLFNGLAPRLCAGTIGTLVHSRVLQRCQDAGKYEVSGTSQKAEEGSLQHVVNETTKEMIARSCATIVTHPFHVITLRCMVQFIGRETKYSGVFDSIVTVYKNEGVLGFFAGLIPRLLGDVLSLWICNMLAHLINTYAIDDSMSHTGEIKNCSQAVTGFFASMLTYPFVLVSNLMAVNDCGLAGGLPPYASIYPTWVDCWRHLSLEGNMSRGNSLFFRKLPVGKTYAIDQKRFF